The following DNA comes from Candidatus Dependentiae bacterium.
CACCCGATGCGCTCATTTGGTAAATACCGAAACATATGCGTTTTTTGAGCCAATGCTTGCTGCCGCATGCTGTTATTACATAATTACCAGTATTTTAAACTTTATTGGGTACAAACTCGAAATGTACCTTCAAACCGAGAATGACCATGATTAAAATTAAAAACCTCTACAAATCATTTGGATCATCATCACACAGCAAACAAGTACTTAAAAATATCAATTTAACCATAAAAAAAGGTGAAGTTGTTTGCGTCATCGGCCCATCAGGAAGCGGAAAATCAACACTGCTTCGCATGATCAACCGGTTAGAACTGCCATCTGCAGGAAGTGTTTTTATCGATAATACTGAACTTACAGAAACGACAGAAAAAGATTTAGTAAAAAAAACAGGAATGGTTTTCCAGCTTTTTAATCTTTTTGAAAACCTCACGACCTTAGAAAATGTCTGCTATGCCCCGATCAATTCTCTTGGGATGAACCCGGCAGAAGCAAATGAACTTGGCGCAACATTACTGGCAAGTGTTGGCCTTGGATCAAAAAAACATGCAAAGCCAGCAAGTCTTTCTGGTGGCCAAAAACAACGCGTAGGAATTGCTCGCGCACTTGCGATGCGCCCTGAAATTATGTTGTTTGATGAAGCAACCTCAGCACTTGACCCTGAAATGGTTAAAGAAGTTTTATCTGTCATAAAAAAATTAGCCAACCATGAAATGACAATTGTTCTTGTAACCCATGAAATGGGATTTGCAAACGAAATCGCTGATAGAGTTCTATTCATGGATCATGGCGAAATTATTGAAGACCAACCAGCAAAACAATTCTTTACTTCTCCAAGACATCCTCGAGTAAAAGACTTTTTATCAAAGATTTTTTAAAACAACTATTTCTTTAAACGAAAGCGTTGTTTTACCATAGGTTCAAATATATCAAACTAAATTGTTGGTTAATCTATGATTTTGCTCGCAAAGACGCTTGTTAGCGCTCTTTTTTTCTGCACACTTTCACTGGTGGGTTTTAGCACAAACTACTCAACGCTCAGCCTTACATCTGAGCACAAAGATTCATTTTTAGACGCATGTACTCCAAACAAAAAACACATTTATGGACAACTATTTGCTAAAAACGAATCTGTTGATGAACAAATTACAGTTTTCAGTAGACCAAACATAAGCGAGTTAAGTCAAAAGGAATTACATATTCTCACCAACGCGTGCAAAAAAACAACTCAATTTTTAACATCGAGAACTAAAAAATTCTTTACGTATCAGCACGCTCCTAGAAGCAAAAAAGCTCTTCTCATTACGCTCAATTTTGCAGATCCCGCGCTCTTCAGATTTTGCAAATCAAACCTTTTTGCGCAAGACGAAATTCAAGTTGCAGAGCATCCGCACCTTGGCCTTCTTGCTCAAGAAATAGCCGAAGATGCACCTGCAGTTTTAGATACAAGATCAAATTCTGTAATCATTCATAATGTTCCTCAACTCTGCAGAATTGATTCTCAAAAACCAATTGATGGTAAAATTTTATACGGAAATAATTTTGCTAGCGCATCAGTTGCTGAAATTGATCACAGACTCTCACTGCTTGAACCTCATCAAAATAATACCCTTCTTGCAATTTGCGCTCCGAACGTAACTGGTCGACGAGTTTACACAACAATGATGATTCAAGATTTTTTTGCTCAAATTCTTTCTGGCTTTCAACACACCCAAGCTGTAACAACAGAACTAGGATTTAAAAAAATTATTATTCATTCAGGCGGACTTGGAACAGGGGCATTTGGACATCACAAAGTAGTCAGTATTGTTTTACAACTTATCGCCGCACAAATAGTTTCTCAATCAATGAAAAATCCCCGAAACCTTGAAATCAGATTCTTTGGAACAACCGAAAAAACATATCGCAAAGCTTTTGATATTTTTAAAGCGTTCAAGTCGCAATTGAAAAAAGAAAAATTCGATTTTTCCCATGAAATACTTACTCAAGAAAACGAAAATAGAACCGTTGAGATTCTTGTAAAAATCTTTAATCAAAAAAATATTTTTCCACATCAAGGAACTGGTGATTAAAAAAAATGTGCATTAAAAAAAAACTCAAACGCACTTGATTCAGAGCCATTTTTGAGTTCACAATCGAGCTCAAAAAGTTTTTGATGTAATTGAACGCAATACGTTTTTGTATATTTTTTCCATCCATTTTTCCAGGTAAAATATGGCGCAAGTGAATGCTCTTGCCCTTGAGGTGTTGTTTTCGGATTCTCACTCGCACGATCAATATAAAAATAAGCCAAAAACAATTGGTTTGACCAATATGATGTCCAAAAAACATCAGAATATTCGGACGCTAATCGACTCCACTCAGCAAAAAACCGCTTTGCATTTTTTGTCCAAAAAAATTCTGATATATCTCGCAACTCACCACCCTCAAAAGCCAGCGAAAATAGATAGTCTTTAGACTTTTCCCATGTTTTTTTACTCATGCATCCAACATGATCAAATAAAACCAACGCTTGATCTAATGAAAGCTCAAAAAAAAGCGAATATACTTCACGCAATTCTATTGTTGATGAAAAATCGGCCAAACAAGCACAGAGCAAAAAATCATCATACGACAAGCGATCTGGAATTTTTACAAATTCAACCTCATGAGCCCTCTCCCCCAAAAACGACTTAAGCAAATCAGCGTCTTTCTGAGATAGGGATGCACAATACACCACAGATGAACCAAGCAACGAATAAAACTGTTTAAAAAAAGCCTGTTTTTGGGCCTGATTCAAAAAACTACCATCAGGAGAGCTGAGAAAATCTACTAACCAAACAATATCTGGCCGAAGAAGTACTTCACTTGAGCCAAAAAGACTTAATTGTTCACGATTTTCATTATCTTCACGTTTTAGCTCTTCTGCTGTAAGCGCATTTAAAATACGTAATGAATAACGCTTTTTTAGAATCGTGGCGATAAATGGCTGCAAGCGAACACTGTGCATATGTTGATAAACAAAAAAGACATGCGTATTCCACATGTCTTCACGTTTATTTATTATTTCTGAAAAAAAAGCTGCAAAAGACTTCATCAATCAACCAGTATGTTATTTTTTAGCGATACGATTTCCAAGCGAAAAGAGCGGTGTTTTAAGATTTTTATCATTTTTGTCTTTAGTAGAAAATGCCGGTTTTAAAACTTCATCACTTTTTGAAGGAAGGGCTAAATTAAATAGCGCCGCTTTTGACGCATCATTTTCAGCCAAACCAAAATTCCATGCTTCAAAAACTTTTTCAACACCTTGTTGACCAAGAGCATATAATTGATTAAATAAATCGGCAGAAACAGGTTTTTTTTCACACGTTCCTTGAATTTCAATAATTTCACCCGACTCTGTCATTACAAAATTAAAATCTGCATCAACTGAATTATCTTCATCCTGATCAAGATCAAGATAAACTTCGCTATCCTTAATGCCAACAGAAATCGCAGCAACTTTTTGCACCGTTAAATCAGTAGGTATAATGCCATTTTTATGCCAAATGTCGCATGCGCGAGAAAGTGCCAATGAAACAGCCGCAATAGCCGCTGTTCTTGTGCCTCCATCTGCTTGTAAAACATCACAATCGATATAAACGGTAAATTCGCCCAACTTTGAAGGATCAAAGACTGACCTGAAAACACGTCCAATAAGCCTTGAAATTTCTACTGAACGAGCATTTCGCTGCGCAAGCGTAGATTCTCTGACATTGCGTTTACGCGTTGAAATTGGAAGCATTTCGTATTCGGCGGTTAACCAACCTTCACCTTTGCCCCGCAAAAATTGTGGAACGCCAGGATTTAAAGAAACAGATGCAACAACAACAGTATCACCAGCGCGATACAACACAGAGGAAGGAGCAAACCCGAACGGGTTATAAACAAAAGAAACCGGCCGAATCTCATGAAGCTGCCGGTTTCCACGTCTTTGTATATTTTTTTTGTTAATCACGATTACTCAAGGTCAGGAGCTGACAATCGGATTCTTCCCGTCTCTTTATCAACAGCAAGAACTTTAACTTTCAACTTATCGCCAGATTTATATTTACGAGCAACGTCAGGTTGTTTTTGTTTTGCAATCGCAGAAATATGAACTAAGCCATCACAACCAGGAACAAGCTCAACAAAAATGCCAAAATCAGCGATCTTGCGAACAACACCTTCAAACATAGCACCGATTTCAAAATCTCCGACAATAGCCTTAATCCAGCCAACAGCTTTTTCTGCTTGAACAGCAGATTTGCCATACACTTTTACTAAGCCTGAATCTTCAATATCAATTTCGCATTCAGTTGAAGCCATAATTTCTTTGATAACCTTACCACCCGTTCCAATAACAGCACCAATCTTTGAAGGAGAAATTGTTAATGTAACAAACTGTGGAGCACGAGGGGACAATTGCTTACGAGAAGACGAAATAACTTTAGCCATTTCATCCAAGATATGATTTCGCGCTTTTTCTGAACGAGCAAACGCGTCAGTCATTAATTCACGAGTCAAACTGATTCCATGTTTAACGTCAAGCTGCAAGCCACAGGTCCCACGACGAGTTCCTGTAATCTTAAGATCCATAAAACCAAATGCGTCTTCATCACCCAAGATATCAGTGAGAACTTTATATTTTCCATGACCATTAGAGACAAGTCCCATCGCAACACCAGCAACAGCATCAGACACAGGAACCCCTGCATCCATGAGCGCTAAACTGGTTACACAAACAGATGCCATAGAACTTGATCCATTTGACCCTAAAATATCGACTAGCGAACGAATGGTATATGGAAAAGTTTTATTGTCAGGCAAGACATGCTTAAATGAAATTTCAGCTAAATGTCCATGACCAATTTCTCGACGACTTACCGAACGAGAAGGACGACATTCACCGGTTGAAAACGCTGGGAAGTTATAATGTAACATAAAGGATTGCTCAATTGCACCATATGCAAGAGATTCAACCTTCTGAGCATCTTGACCAGTACCAAGAGTCAACGTTCCAAGCGCTTGAGTCTCACCACGTTGAAACAACGCAGATCCATGAGAAGCTGGTAAAACACCAACTTCACAGCTAATTTGACGAACCTGGTCTAAGGCACGACCATCAAACCTAACCTCTTGATTATAAACAGAAATCGGAAGCAATTCTTTAATTTCTGCATCAACAAGATACTTTAAAATCGATTCTCCAATACGTCCAGCAACAACATCTTGCTCAAAATGCCCTGCAACAAGACCCTTACACTCTCTAACGCCAGATTTAAATGCCTCTTTGCTCGAAAGACCAATAAGAGATTTAATTTTTTCAATCGGAAGAGCAGCTCGGATTTTTGCTTGCCAGCCATGCCAATCAAAGCCTTCTGAGAGATTTATTTTAGACTTACCAACCTCACGAATAACTTCTTCTTGCCACGCAACCAACTCACAAATAATTTCATGCGCTTTAAAAAGCATCTCGATCATTTCTTCATTTGAAAGGTCATTTGTATACCCTTCAACCATCGAAATGCCGCCTTTTGTTCCAGCAACTACGATACAAGAATCTGATTCTTTTGCGGCCATAGCATCGCAATTAAACTTCCAAGCTCCTGCAATGCGATACGCATACACTGCTGCAACTGGTTCTTGAAATGGAATATCCGAAATTCCAAGAGCCAACGAAGCCCCTGTGACCGCAAGAACGCCTGAAGGAATCTTTGAATCAGAAGACAATAACTGTGAAGAAATTTGAACTTCTTTGAAATAAAACTCAGGGAACAAAGGTCGAACAGATCTATCAATCAATCGCGACAACAAAACTTCAGATTCTGAAAGTTGTGCTTCACGTTTTTTAAAACCACCTGGAAATTTACCAACGGCCGCAGGACGCTCACGATGTTCCACTGTTAATGGGAAAAAACCCTGAAATTCGCGCTCTTCTTCACTCGCGCACACAGCAGACAAAACAATGCAATCACCAGATCGAATCCACACTGACCCATTAGCTTGAAGTGCAACTTTTCCAATCTCAACTTCAATCCCAAGGGATGATAATACAAATTTTTTAGACATATTCACCTAGCAACCCAACTTTCCATTCTGTTTTATTACAGAATTATTTATACCGCTAACTTATCAGCAAGCTTCAAATACAATTCTCGATCAGTACGATTAAGATACGCTAAAAATCTTTTTCTTTCACCAACCATTTTAATCAAGCCATATCTAGAATGCTTATCTTTTGGGAAAAGCTTCAAATGACCACTAACCTTACGAATACGAGCATTAAGCAAAGCGATTTGAACCGCCGAAGAACCTGTATCCGCA
Coding sequences within:
- a CDS encoding ribonuclease PH; translated protein: MVINKKNIQRRGNRQLHEIRPVSFVYNPFGFAPSSVLYRAGDTVVVASVSLNPGVPQFLRGKGEGWLTAEYEMLPISTRKRNVRESTLAQRNARSVEISRLIGRVFRSVFDPSKLGEFTVYIDCDVLQADGGTRTAAIAAVSLALSRACDIWHKNGIIPTDLTVQKVAAISVGIKDSEVYLDLDQDEDNSVDADFNFVMTESGEIIEIQGTCEKKPVSADLFNQLYALGQQGVEKVFEAWNFGLAENDASKAALFNLALPSKSDEVLKPAFSTKDKNDKNLKTPLFSLGNRIAKK
- a CDS encoding amino acid ABC transporter ATP-binding protein, which produces MIKIKNLYKSFGSSSHSKQVLKNINLTIKKGEVVCVIGPSGSGKSTLLRMINRLELPSAGSVFIDNTELTETTEKDLVKKTGMVFQLFNLFENLTTLENVCYAPINSLGMNPAEANELGATLLASVGLGSKKHAKPASLSGGQKQRVGIARALAMRPEIMLFDEATSALDPEMVKEVLSVIKKLANHEMTIVLVTHEMGFANEIADRVLFMDHGEIIEDQPAKQFFTSPRHPRVKDFLSKIF
- the rpsO gene encoding 30S ribosomal protein S15; translation: MMLNKEVVASIVEQFGSNSADTGSSAVQIALLNARIRKVSGHLKLFPKDKHSRYGLIKMVGERKRFLAYLNRTDRELYLKLADKLAV
- the pnp gene encoding polyribonucleotide nucleotidyltransferase, encoding MSKKFVLSSLGIEVEIGKVALQANGSVWIRSGDCIVLSAVCASEEEREFQGFFPLTVEHRERPAAVGKFPGGFKKREAQLSESEVLLSRLIDRSVRPLFPEFYFKEVQISSQLLSSDSKIPSGVLAVTGASLALGISDIPFQEPVAAVYAYRIAGAWKFNCDAMAAKESDSCIVVAGTKGGISMVEGYTNDLSNEEMIEMLFKAHEIICELVAWQEEVIREVGKSKINLSEGFDWHGWQAKIRAALPIEKIKSLIGLSSKEAFKSGVRECKGLVAGHFEQDVVAGRIGESILKYLVDAEIKELLPISVYNQEVRFDGRALDQVRQISCEVGVLPASHGSALFQRGETQALGTLTLGTGQDAQKVESLAYGAIEQSFMLHYNFPAFSTGECRPSRSVSRREIGHGHLAEISFKHVLPDNKTFPYTIRSLVDILGSNGSSSMASVCVTSLALMDAGVPVSDAVAGVAMGLVSNGHGKYKVLTDILGDEDAFGFMDLKITGTRRGTCGLQLDVKHGISLTRELMTDAFARSEKARNHILDEMAKVISSSRKQLSPRAPQFVTLTISPSKIGAVIGTGGKVIKEIMASTECEIDIEDSGLVKVYGKSAVQAEKAVGWIKAIVGDFEIGAMFEGVVRKIADFGIFVELVPGCDGLVHISAIAKQKQPDVARKYKSGDKLKVKVLAVDKETGRIRLSAPDLE